In Gadus chalcogrammus isolate NIFS_2021 chromosome 23, NIFS_Gcha_1.0, whole genome shotgun sequence, a genomic segment contains:
- the pign gene encoding GPI ethanolamine phosphate transferase 1 — MRVVTFFLVGLAVHVVFFLSIFDIYFTSPLVHGMTPQTVSLAPPASRIVLLVADGLRADSLFSLLPNGSSRAPYLRSVMEDRGTWGVSHTHVPTESRPGHVALIAGFYEDVSAVAKGWKENPVEFDSVFNESRHTWSWGSPDILPMFAKGASGDHVYTHTYPAAEEDFASTDASRLDTWVFTQVKAFFQSARSNSSLKDILQEDQNVFFLHLLGIDTNGHAHRPQSREYQENIGLVDSGVEELVSVIEDFYHHDGRTAYVFTSDHGMTNWGSHGAGHASETLTPLVAWGAGVQVAQRPLEPQQYTDGYQQDWHLEKFRRVDVNQADIAPLMASLIGVPFPLNSVGMLPLLYLDNSGRFKAESMYTNAMQMLEQFKVKMAQRKETTLSFLFTPFQQLSETHQVELIRQIKILIQLEKYEDAITLCKSMITEALEGLVYYHTYDRFFLGCSVVLGFVGWTSYVVLLILKTHASLRRPPGLANMIPSQTLTRLCVCVTVVISVFLVIQKSPLTYYIYCLLPVPIWYSVFRESGTLMDLVRSAPSLPLWKCLGYFLLIAFGIELLVVSFFHRAMLTVGLAALSLWPILTGIYSQAKFRAVSWTLGCVCLSTFPLMPVVGREANVHFVTCAGVLTLFTSACYLWSARRRAPLHLGDKQQFYAQMLHVAVCAYVPTLTHSSLEQKQGLPLINQIISWTTLASSMVVPLLSSTRLFHRLLSVFLSLSATFLLLSTGSEALFPPMLSWLMFVWINMEQEAMQAQGTSSRQELSTMDFADNIDITRIRQLKLDDIRRSYFFVFFIITAFFGTGNIASINSFDPASVYCFLTVFNPFIMGGLMMWKVIIPFVIVMCTFETIQVTTQLSSRSLFLIVLVISDLMALHFFFLVQDYGSWLDIGTSISHYVIVMSMTIFLMLLSVATHILTSCRLTAWRRRKSHFP, encoded by the exons ATGCGGGTGGTCACCTTCTTTCTGGTGGGGCTGGCGGTCCATGTGGTCTTCTTCCTGTCCATCTTTGACATTTACTTCACCTCTCCGCTGGTGCACGGCATGACGCCCCAGACGGTCTCGCTGGCGCCCCCTGCCTCCAGGATCGTGCTACTGGTGGCCGATGGTCTCAGGGCGGACAGCctcttctctctgctccccaACGGTTCTTCCAGAGCGCCCTACCTGAG AAGTGTGATGGAGGACCGGGGAACCTGGGGCGTGTCCCACACCCACGTGCCCACTGAGTCCCGGCCAGGGCACGTGGCTCTCATCGCTGGCTTCTACGAGGACGTCAGCGCCGTCGCTAAGG gctGGAAGGAGAATCCTGTGGAGTTTGACTCCGTCTTCAATGAGAGCAGACACACCTGGAGCTGGGGCAGCCCGGATATCCTGCCAATGTTTGCTAAAG GTGCCAGCGGCGATCACGTGTACACCCACACCTACCCAGCTGCGGAGGAGGACTTCGCCTCCACCGATGCCTCCCGACTCGACACCTGGGTGTTCACGCAAGTCAAG GCGTTTTTCCAGTCGGCCAGGTCCAATTCCAGCCTGAAGGACATTCTGCAGGAGGATCAGAACGtcttcttcctccacctgcTGGGCATCGACACCAACGGCCACGCCCACAGGCCCCAGTCACG GGAGTACCAGGAGAACATAGGACTGGTGGACTCGGGTGTAGAAGAGCTGGTCTCTGTCATAGAGGACTTCTACCATCACGACGGCAGAACCGCCTACGTTTTCACCTCGGATCATGGAATGACCAACTGGG GCTCCCACGGTGCAGGCCATGCCTCTGAGACCCTCACCCCTCTGGTGGCGTGGGGAGCGGGTGTCCAGGTCGCACAGAGACCATTAGAGCCCCAGCAGTACACCGATGGATACCAGCAAG ATTGGCATCTTGAGAAGTTCCGCAGGGTTGATGTCAATCAG GCTGACATTGCACCACTCATGGCGTCACTGATTGGAGTGCCGTTTCCCCTCAACTCTGTG GGTATGCTGCCTCTGTTGTACCTGGACAACAGCGGTCGATTCAAGGCAGAGAGCATGTACACCAACGCCATGCAGATGCTGGAACAATTCAAG GTGAAAATGGCTCAAAGGAAGGAGACCACATTGTCTTTTCTCTTCACCCCATTTCA ACAGCTGAGTGAGACACATCAAGTAGAGCTCATCAGACAGATCAAAATACTGATTCAGCTGGAGAAATATGAGGACGCA ATCACGCTGTGCAAGTCTATGATAACCGAAGCCCTGGAGGGCCTTGTCTATTACCACACCTACGACAGGTTCTTCCTCGGCTGCAGTGTGGTGCTGGGATTTGTAGGCTGGACCTCATATGTAGTCCTACTGATCCTCAAGACCCACGCTAGCCTGAGGCGGCCGCCAGGCCTCGCAaacatg aTTCCGAGCCAGACCCTAACGaggctgtgtgtctgcgtcaCCGTGGTGATTTCAGTGTTCCTGGTGATCCAAAAGAGTCCCCTCACATACTACATCTACTGTCTGCTGCCAGTCCCCATTTGGTACTCAGTCTTCAGAGA GAGTGGAACTCTGATGGATCTGGTTCGCTCTGCGCCCTCGCTGCCTCTGTGGAAGTGTCTGGGCTACTTTTTGCTGATCGCCTTTGGCATTGAGCTACTG GTGGTGAGTTTCTTCCATCGCGCTATGCTGACGGTGGGTCTGgcagcgctctctctctggccaatcCTGACAGGAATCTACAGCCAGGCGAAG TTCCGCGCAGTGAGCTGGACGCTaggctgtgtctgtctgtccacctttCCCCTCATGCCGGTGGTGGGCAGAGAGGCCAACGTGCACTTTGT CACCTGTGCAGGCGTGCTCACCCTCTTCACCTCGGCCTGCTACTTGTGGTCGGCACGGCGACGGGCCCCGCTGCACCTCGGTGACAAGCAGCAGTTCTACGCCCag ATGCTCCATGTGGCCGTGTGTGCGTACGTtcccacgctcacacacagcagCCTGGAGCAGAAACAAGGCCTGCCACTCATCAACCAGATCATCAGCTGGACCACGCTAG CCTCCTCCATGGTTGTGCCCCTGCTGAGCTCCACCCGTCTTTTCCACCGCCTGCTCagtgtgttcctctctctcagCGCCACCTTCCTGCTGCTCAGCACGGG GTCGGAGGCCCTGTTTCCTCCAATGCTGTCCTGGCTGATGTTTGTGTGGATCAACATGGAACAGGAGGCCATGCAGGCTCAGGGCACCTCCAGCCGACAGGAG CTTTCCACGATGGACTTCGCAGACAACATCGACATCACCCGGATACGGCAACTGAAGTTGGATGACATCAGAAGATCATATTTCTTT GTGTTCTTCATAATTACTGCTTTCTTTGGCACCGGAAATATAGCTTCAattaacag CTTTGACCCGGCGTCTGTGTACTGCTTCCTCACCGTCTTCAACCCCTTCATCATGGGCGGGCTGATGATGTGGAAG GTCATCATTCCCTTTGTGATCGTCATGTGCACGTTTGAGACCATTCAGGTCACCACCCAGCTGTCGTCCAGGAG CTTGTTCCTCATCGTGCTGGTGATCTCTGACCTGATGGCTCTG CACTTTTTCTTCCTGGTCCAGGACTATGGCAGCTGGTTGGACATTGGAACAAG CATCAGCCACTATGTGATCGTGATGTCGATGACCATCTTCCTGATGCTGCTCAGCGTGGCAACGCACATCCTAACGTCGTGCCGGCTGACCGCATGGCGGCGACGAAAGAGCCACTTCCCctga